A window of Sorex araneus isolate mSorAra2 chromosome 3, mSorAra2.pri, whole genome shotgun sequence genomic DNA:
AGCAGAAGCGGGACGTTAAGGCACTCATGAGATCTGATGATGGTTCCGCGGCGCACAGTTTTTGTGCTCTGGGGAACCACGTAGAGGGATCTTTGAGGTGTGTGTAGGCTGGTGCCTGGGATAGCACAGGTtcgatttttaaatttttttccagacaACTATCATGGCGGTGCAGTTCGACGGGGGCGTGGTTCTGGGGGCCGACTCCAGAACAACCACTGGGTAAGCCTTAGCAAGACAGATGTGAAAGTCCTTCCCGTGTTTACCTTCCTTGCTGGCCCATCCTTACCTCACAGACCACTGTGATGATTTCTCCTCTCCCTGGAAACGAGGGTCTGTTACAGCTTCTAATCCTTCCTTTCACCCTTTGATGAAACTCATGCAAAAGTCCCTTCAGCTTGCATGAGTTTGGATGAGAATAGGAAATAGTGGAACTTCTATTACTTTGTGTTTTGGACCCCACtcctcagagctcagggacctGAGCTGGATATGGAGGTATTTAGCTCAGACCTCTAGCGTGTAAAATATgcgctcagtccattgagctatctctttgacccaGAATTCCTAATTTTGAGCCTCAAGGGAGTTGTTAGTAACGGGCTGGAATTGGGAGACAGAGAAGGTGCTGTACTTCTTTCACTGTTTTGCCATCCTTCAGGTCCTACATTGCCAATCGAGTGACTGACAAGCTGACCCCTATTCATGATCGAATATTCTGCTGCCGCTCGGGCTCAGCAGCGGATACCCAGGCAGTCGCTGATGCGGTCACTTACCAGCTTGGTTTCCACAGGTGCTTGTGGGCAGGGTGGGAAAGAACATTCTGAGGAATTGGGAGCTGGGAAGCTAAATTAATCTGGCTCCGTGGTGAtggtctctttattttcattcccCTCTACCTCTAGCATTGAGCTGAATGAGCCTCCTTTGGTACACACAGCAGCCAGCCTCTTTAAGGAGATGTGTTACCGATACCGAGAAGATCTGATGGCAGGAATAATCATTGCAGGCTGGGATCACCAAGAAGGAGGGCAGGTCAGATAATTCCCATTGCTTCCGCTTTAATTTTCCTTACccaggctatttttttttttttcttattcctgtGTGCCTCACAGAATCTCCCCAGACTCATCCCACAGTGGATGGATGAAGGTACATACATTGCAGGAGAGGGGGACAATTatgacttttctctttctcccatccCTCAGGTATATTCCGTGCCCATGGGGGGTATGATGGTAAAGCAGCCCTTTGCCATCGGGGGCTCTGGGAGCTCCTATATCTATGGCTATGTCGATGCGACCTACCGGGAAGGCATGACCAAGGAAGAATGTTTGCAGTTCACTGCTAATGGTGAGAACAACCTCCCTACCCAAGTTAGGCCAGAGTCCCTTGTTTCTTGCACCAATCCCAGCTTCT
This region includes:
- the PSMB6 gene encoding proteasome subunit beta type-6, giving the protein MRKMAATLVAAPSAGAEHAWGAQALTPDWGSREVSTGTTIMAVQFDGGVVLGADSRTTTGSYIANRVTDKLTPIHDRIFCCRSGSAADTQAVADAVTYQLGFHSIELNEPPLVHTAASLFKEMCYRYREDLMAGIIIAGWDHQEGGQVYSVPMGGMMVKQPFAIGGSGSSYIYGYVDATYREGMTKEECLQFTANALALAMERDGSSGGVIRLAAIAESGVERQVLLGDQIPKFASATLPPP